The window AGGTCTTGAACTTTGCATCCACGATCCTATCCCCTTCGATCCGGAGGGTTATCCGCATGATGTCGCCGCAGGCAGGGTTCCCGACCTCACCGACACCGTCCGCATCCGGGATCTCCCCCATGTTCCGGGGGTTCATAAAATGGTCCATGACCCGTTCGCTGTACATGATGATCACGCATATCGTTCAGGGCTCAGGGGGGACATCCTGCGCAGGCGCTCGATCACCCGGGGCAGGACCTCGAGGACGTAGTCGACGTCCTCCTCGGTATTCCGGGAGCCGAGGGTGAGCCGGAGGGAGCCGTGCGCCTCCTCGTGCGGAAGACCGCAGGCCACAAGAACATGCGAGGGCTCAAGCGATGCCGATGTGCAGGCGCTCCCCGTCGAGGCGGCGATCCCGAGTGCATCGAGCATAAGGAGGATCGATTCGCCCTCGACGTAGCGGAAGGCGACGTTCACGTTGTTCGGGAGCCGCTCGGTAGGGTGACCGTTTAAGCGGGTCTCCGGGATGGTCTCGAGGATTCCCTTGATCAGTCGGTCTCGCATCGCGGCAAGCCTTGGGGACTTCTCAGGCATCTCGGCGACGGCTAGTTCGATAGCCTTTCCGAGCCCCACGATCCCCGGAACGTTCTCGGTCCCGGCCCGTCTTCCCCGTTCCTGCGCCCCGCCGTCCATGAACGTCCCGATCCGGGTCTTATCCCGGATATAGAGCGCCCCCGTCCCCTTCGGGCCGCCGAACTTGTGACCCGAGAGCGAGAGGAGGTCGATCCCCATGTTGTCAACGTCGATCGGTATCGCCCCGATCGCCTGGACGGCGTCGGTATGGAAAGGAACGCCGTGGTCGTGAGCAACTTTCGCGATCTCGGCGACCGGCTGGATCGTCCCGATCTCGTTGTTTGCCGTCATCACCGAGACGAGGATGGTTTTGTCGGTGATCGCCTCCTCGACCGAGGCAGGGTCAACCCGGCCGAACTCGTCGACAGGGAGGTAGGTGACCCGGTAGCCCTGCTTCTCAAGGCTCTG of the Methanoculleus thermophilus genome contains:
- the nifS gene encoding cysteine desulfurase NifS, which codes for MNTTVNRRSRLVYMDHAATTPVRPEVVEEMLPCFTERFGNPSSVYALAREARVTLEKARRQVADAIGANPKEIYFTSGGTEADNWAIKGVAAANRKKGDHIITSAIEHHAVIHTCQSLEKQGYRVTYLPVDEFGRVDPASVEEAITDKTILVSVMTANNEIGTIQPVAEIAKVAHDHGVPFHTDAVQAIGAIPIDVDNMGIDLLSLSGHKFGGPKGTGALYIRDKTRIGTFMDGGAQERGRRAGTENVPGIVGLGKAIELAVAEMPEKSPRLAAMRDRLIKGILETIPETRLNGHPTERLPNNVNVAFRYVEGESILLMLDALGIAASTGSACTSASLEPSHVLVACGLPHEEAHGSLRLTLGSRNTEEDVDYVLEVLPRVIERLRRMSPLSPERYA